One stretch of Arachis duranensis cultivar V14167 chromosome 1, aradu.V14167.gnm2.J7QH, whole genome shotgun sequence DNA includes these proteins:
- the LOC107469189 gene encoding LOW QUALITY PROTEIN: G patch domain-containing protein TGH (The sequence of the model RefSeq protein was modified relative to this genomic sequence to represent the inferred CDS: inserted 1 base in 1 codon), with product MDSDEEDFVFYGTPIEREEELTSRKKKAIAESSGQLRTLPAWKQEVRDEEGRRRFHGAFTGGYSAGYYNTVGSKEGWTPQTFRSSRKNRAEFKEQNILNFLDEDEKAELDGRFLGTSSQFDTFGFTAAEIARKQAEKEQKQRPSVIPGPAPDELIQPATESIGVKLLLKMGWRRGRSIKDSHADALYDARRQARRAFLAFSSDDPKVKTSESEQNKDDVETFLEQSTNDDVQSSKSTPVFVLNPKQDLYGLGFDPYKHAPEFREKKRSRLSSKGGPGYSKNMSTRNSLFSLKCKILNIXVIHYLIAEDEDVYATGFEFEDTYVQEVEEPSTLRLENQKKKDQKDQKDHDNLPGFRVASNTDYQMERFEAPPIPKDFVPRHSFSGPLEINHKNYDLPPPDIPPPEDSNLKILIEGVANLVARCGKLYEDISREKNQSNPLFSFLSGGTGHDYYARKLWEAQQKCKDKTKPLLDGKVSSDVKRLTAESRGQILGEKPLERSLQDSSSSVASTDVHLQFNLTDTFTKSEPFGELPDVEKPFKHDPAKQDRFEQFLKDKYRGGLRSTKSSLAGDMSEAARARERLDFEAAAEAILKGKQGKESNLGIPSSMDFITGGLMQFTSGEAEPKKDLQSEDLAQKKKYPRREEFQWRPSALLCKRFDLIDPYMGKPAPAPRSRSKLDSLIFTSDSAKGAKIEEPVLSKNISYVQQSANQDITKSTAESETEGDVEVENIERPVDLYKAIFSDDSDDGGEDPNHLKKVENQEKKAEVANTALSRLIAGDFLESLGKELGLEVPPDMPYPSQKFRNTASQEENINEHSRTNTLKVEHNSEMPPNHGLPSDQDTVYEGGPSKGDVIHANMLESGSTKINATGIYDSKSGKSNGESYKDDMKIKSPLPREQDHSSGSSSEEERKRKRSGKSSRDKHEEYRKTKTLSTHRRDYSSGSSSEEESSRKRSRHHRHRRRTESDPSSDDERDRHGSRSKERKKGSSREKSSRSRKRSKHHKHRRH from the exons ATGGATTCGGATGAAGAAGATTTTGTGTTCTACGGAACGCCCATAGAGCGTGAAGAAGAGTTAACTAGCCGCAAAAAGAAGGCCATTGCTGAGTCCTCTGGTCAACTTCGAACACTTCCAGCTTGGAAGCAAGAG GTTAGAGATGAGGAAGGACGGAGAAGATTCCATGGTGCATTTACTGGAGGCTATTCGGCTGGGTACTATAATACAGTGGGCTCAAAGGAGG GGTGGACTCCTCAGACTTTCAGATCCTCCAGGAAGAACAGAGCTGAGTTCAAAGAGCAGAACATATTAAATTTTCTAGATGAAGATGAGAAAGCT GAATTGGATGGTCGGTTTTTGGGGACATCTTCACAGTTTGACACATTTGGTTTTACTGCTGCTGAAATTGCTCGGAAACAAGCTGAGAAAGAGCAGAAGCAGAg GCCATCTGTTATTCCTGGACCTGCTCCTGATGAACTAATTCAACCAGCTACAGAGTCTATTG GGGTAAAACTACTATTGAAGATGGGATGGAGGCGTGGTCGCTCAATTAAGGATTCCCATGCTGATGCACTCTATG ATGCCAGACGACAGGCCAGGAGAGCTTTCTTAGCATTTTCCTCAGATGATCCAAAAGTCAAAACTAGTGAGTCTGAGCAGAACAAGGATGATGTTGAAACTTTTCTTGAGCAGTCTACTAATGACGATGTTCAGTCTTCTAAGAGCACACCA GTTTTTGTGCTCAACCCAAAGCAAGACCTGTATGGCTTAGGTTTTGATCCTTATAAACATGCTCCTGAGTTTAGAG AGAAAAAACGATCACGCTTATCCAGCAAGGGGGGTCCTGGGTATAGCAAAAACATGTCCACAAGGAACAGTCTTTTCAGTCTAAAGTGTAAGATACTTAATA TGGTAATCCATTATCTAATTGCTGAGGATGAGGATGTCTATGCCACTG gttttgaatttgaagataCATATGTTCAAGAAGTTGAAGAACCTTCAACGTTGAGGTTGGAAAATCAGAAAAAGAAGGATCAGAAGGATCAGAAGGACCATGATAATCTACCTGGTTTTAGAGTTGCATCCAATACTGACTATCAAATGGAAAG ATTTGAGGCTCCTCCAATTCCCAAGGATTTTGTGCCTCGCCATTCATTTTCCGGGCCTCTTGAGATTAATCACAAGAACTATGATCTACCTCCTCCAGATATTCCACCTCCTGAGGATAGCAACCTAAAAATATTGATTGAGGGGGTTGCAAATCTGGTTGCTAGATGTGGTAAATTATATGAGGATATATCTAGAGAAAAGAATCAGTCAAATCCGTTGTTTAGTTTTCTCTCTGGTGGTACTGGCCATGATTATTATGCAAGGAAACTGTGGGAGGCACAACAGAAATGCAAAGACAAAACTAAGCCACTTTTGGATGGGAAGGTTTCTTCTGATGTAAAGAGGCTGACAGCTGAGAGCCGAGGCCAGATCTTAGgggaaaaacctctagaaagaagcTTGCAAGATTCATCATCTTCTGTTGCTTCCACAGATGTTCATCTCCAGTTTAATCTTACGGATACATTTACAAAGTCTGAACCATTT GGTGAGTTACCAGATGTTGAAAAGCCTTTCAAGCATGATCCTGCAAAACAAGATAGATTTGAGCAGTTTCTCAAAGACAAATATAGAGGGGGTTTACGATCTACTAAATCAAGCCTAGCTGGTGATATGTCAGAGGCTGCTCGTGCTCGAGAGAGACTAGATTTTGAGGCTGCAGCTGAGGCAATATTAAAAGGAAAGCAGGGAAAGGAAAGCAATCTTGGCATTCCATCTTCCATGGATTTCATCACAGGTGGTCTTATGCAGTTTACTTCTGGAGAAGCAGAG CCAAAGAAAGATCTGCAAAGTGAAGATTTGGCGCAGAAGAAGAAGTACCCTAGAAGGGAAGAATTTCAATGGCGCCCTTCAGCACTTCTCTGCAAACGCTTTGATCTCATTGATCCTTACATGGGGAAG CCGGCGCCTGCCCCGCGGAGTAGGAGCAAGTTGGATTCATTGATTTTCACATCAGACTCAGCCAAAGGCGCCAAAATAGAAGAGCCTGTTCTTTCTAAGAACATATCGTATGTGCAACAATCAGCTAATCAAGACATAACGAAAAGTACTGCTGAAAGCGAAACTGAAGGGGATGTGGAAGTTGAAAACATTGAAAGGCCAGTTGATCTGTACAAG GCTATTTTCTCTGATGATTCAGATGATGGAGGTGAAGACCCTAATCATCTTAAGAAAGTGGAGAATCAAGAAAAGAAAGCTGAAGTAGCCAATACAGCATTGAGCCGTTTGATTGCTGGTGACTTTCTAGAATCATTGGGTAAAGAACTAGGGCTTGAGGTTCCTCCTGATATGCCTTACCCCTCACAAAAATTCAGGAATACTGCTTCTCAGGAAGAAAATATCAACGAACATTCAAGAACAAACACTCTAAAGGTTGAACACAACAGTGAGATGCCACCAAATCATGGTTTGCCATCTGATCAGGACACTGTATATGAGGGTGGACCCTCAAAAGGTGACGTCATTCATGCAAATATGCTTGAGAGTGGTAGCACAAAAATCAATGCTACTGGAATCTATGACAGTAAATCCGGTAAGTCCAATGGGGAGAGCTATAAAGATGACATGAAAATCAAATCGCCTTTACCCCGGGAACAAGATCATAGCAGTGGTTCATCTTCAGAAGAGGAAAGGAAGAGAAAACGCTCAGGTAAGTCTAGCAGGGATAAACATGAAGAATACAGGAAAACTAAAACTCTTTCAACACACCGCCGAGACTATAGCAGTGGTTCTTCATCTGAAGAGGAAAGCAGTAGAAAACGTTCCAGGCATCATCGACATAGGAGGCGTACAGAAAGCGATCCATCCAGTGACGATGAAAGGGATCGACATGGTTCAAGgtcaaaagagagaaagaaagggtCTTCTCGAGAGAAAAGCAGTCGGAGTAGAAAACGCTCAAAACATCACAAGCACAGAAGACATTAA